A window of the Thermoleophilia bacterium genome harbors these coding sequences:
- a CDS encoding HAMP domain-containing protein, with product MSGSGERRGRRERGRTGLQTWLIGSFIILGAAASLLMFLVLLPTLEASIRNSAVERTSTQTITTLGDLSEVPGDGDVLSDSDAEAYTRRVAAEVRGVARFSDRSGTRHSAGAVSITDVFDLDDLTPEGDLAGHSPSAEPVGVRVVDRADGDRVVYSAVRVTQANVAVGIIEVAVPVVQPAAEISTLQARVMFAVVVVLLLATIAGIVMARILGRRIGRLAATAASLSAGDLSARAPEVSPREVATLAGGLNRMAERVDELVATVTGERDRARALVSGLAEGVVMIDPEADAVVVANDAALRMLGLPPGRDARLGDLPPDLVELVARARAGASPVVGPEITAAHGVSIAVAAVPLPHPAGTVVLTLRDVTQERMLERTRRDLVANVSHELRTPVTAIRGFLELMEDDAMPPEARREFVGLMAGEAERLQRLVDEQMQLARLDSGELPLVREPMDLAELVRAASRPRAVLAERDGVVLRVEAGSPVPMHGDPTRIEQVLLILLDNALRHTPAAGTVTVQAHVRGGDALMSVTDTGEGIPGDSIPSVFNRFYRADPARERGDGQGAGLGLAIARGIVRAHGGDIVVTSQRGHGACFTVRLPRDSG from the coding sequence GTGAGCGGATCCGGTGAGCGACGGGGCAGGCGAGAGCGCGGCCGTACCGGTCTTCAGACCTGGCTCATCGGATCATTCATCATTCTGGGGGCGGCGGCGAGCCTCCTCATGTTTCTCGTGCTCCTGCCCACGCTCGAGGCGAGTATTAGGAACAGCGCCGTGGAGCGCACCTCCACGCAGACGATCACCACCCTCGGCGATCTGTCCGAGGTGCCCGGCGACGGCGACGTTCTCAGCGATTCCGATGCCGAGGCCTATACCCGCCGGGTCGCTGCCGAGGTACGCGGGGTAGCGCGCTTCAGCGATCGCAGCGGTACGCGGCACTCCGCCGGTGCCGTGTCGATCACCGATGTGTTCGACCTCGACGACCTCACCCCGGAGGGTGACCTCGCCGGTCACTCGCCGTCCGCCGAGCCCGTGGGCGTACGTGTCGTCGATCGCGCGGACGGCGACCGCGTCGTCTATTCCGCGGTGCGGGTGACCCAGGCCAATGTTGCCGTGGGGATCATTGAGGTTGCGGTTCCGGTGGTTCAGCCGGCCGCGGAGATCAGCACCCTGCAGGCCCGAGTGATGTTCGCGGTTGTCGTCGTGTTGCTGCTGGCCACGATCGCGGGCATTGTTATGGCGCGCATCCTCGGCCGGCGCATCGGTCGCCTCGCCGCCACCGCTGCCAGCCTGTCGGCGGGCGATCTCTCGGCCCGGGCCCCCGAGGTATCGCCACGCGAGGTGGCCACTCTCGCGGGGGGCCTCAACCGGATGGCCGAGCGGGTGGACGAACTCGTCGCCACCGTCACCGGGGAACGTGACCGCGCTCGCGCACTGGTGTCGGGACTCGCGGAGGGCGTGGTGATGATCGATCCCGAGGCCGACGCCGTGGTGGTGGCCAACGACGCCGCGCTGCGCATGCTGGGACTTCCGCCGGGACGCGACGCCCGCCTGGGTGATCTCCCCCCCGACCTCGTCGAACTGGTGGCCCGCGCTCGTGCGGGCGCTTCGCCCGTGGTGGGGCCGGAGATCACCGCCGCGCACGGTGTGTCCATCGCCGTGGCAGCGGTGCCGCTGCCCCATCCCGCAGGCACGGTGGTGCTCACCCTTCGCGATGTGACCCAGGAGCGCATGCTCGAACGCACCCGCCGTGACCTCGTGGCCAACGTGTCGCACGAGCTCAGGACGCCGGTTACGGCCATCCGCGGCTTCCTAGAACTCATGGAGGACGACGCGATGCCACCGGAGGCGCGCCGCGAGTTCGTGGGCCTTATGGCCGGGGAGGCGGAACGCCTGCAGCGCCTCGTGGACGAGCAGATGCAACTCGCGCGCCTCGATTCGGGCGAACTCCCGCTGGTCCGCGAACCCATGGATCTGGCCGAACTCGTACGCGCGGCGTCGCGGCCACGGGCGGTCCTCGCGGAGCGCGACGGCGTGGTGCTGCGGGTGGAGGCGGGCTCCCCCGTTCCCATGCACGGTGATCCTACCCGGATCGAGCAGGTGCTCCTCATCCTGCTCGACAATGCATTGCGCCATACGCCCGCTGCCGGCACCGTCACGGTGCAGGCGCACGTGCGGGGTGGTGATGCCCTGATGTCGGTGACCGACACCGGGGAGGGGATTCCCGGTGACTCCATTCCGAGCGTGTTCAACCGCTTCTACCGGGCCGACCCTGCGCGTGAGCGCGGCGATGGCCAGGGCGCCGGGCTTGGCCTGGCCATCGCGCGTGGCATCGTCCGCGCCCACGGCGGTGACATCGTCGTCACCTCTCAACGGGGTCACGGGGCCTGCTTCACCGTGCGCCTGCCGCGGGACTCCGGGTAG
- the trxB gene encoding thioredoxin-disulfide reductase, with protein MWPGGPVAETNEIIIVGSGPAGLTAAIYAARAGLTPLVIEGYGAGGQLMITTDVENYPGFPEGIQGPEMMQLFRQQAERFGARFITADVTRVDLSARPFRIWVDGDEHCAESVIVSTGATAKWLDIEGEKRLMGRGVSACATCDGFFFRDKPVVVVGGGDTAMEEALFLTRMCERVTIVHRRDQFRASAIMVQRVRENPKIAVRWNARVVDVEGDAIVTGVRVADVHTGAEEVIPTAAMFVAIGHQPNTTLFQGVLDLDAEGYLITGEGTRTNIEGVFACGDVQDTIYRQAVTAAGTGCMAAIDAERWLEARATTHPAGAAASAD; from the coding sequence ATGTGGCCAGGAGGGCCGGTGGCGGAAACGAACGAGATCATCATTGTCGGCAGTGGACCCGCGGGGCTCACCGCGGCCATCTACGCCGCACGGGCGGGGCTTACGCCCCTCGTCATCGAAGGATACGGCGCCGGCGGGCAGTTGATGATCACCACCGACGTGGAGAACTACCCCGGGTTCCCGGAGGGGATTCAGGGACCGGAGATGATGCAGCTGTTCCGGCAGCAGGCCGAACGGTTCGGTGCGCGGTTCATCACGGCAGATGTGACGCGGGTGGACCTCTCGGCGCGCCCGTTCCGTATTTGGGTAGACGGCGACGAGCACTGCGCGGAATCGGTGATCGTGAGCACGGGTGCCACCGCCAAGTGGCTGGATATCGAGGGCGAAAAACGCCTGATGGGGCGCGGGGTGAGCGCCTGCGCCACGTGCGACGGGTTCTTCTTCCGCGACAAGCCGGTGGTGGTAGTGGGTGGGGGGGACACAGCGATGGAGGAGGCTCTGTTCCTCACCCGCATGTGCGAACGCGTCACCATCGTGCATCGCCGCGACCAGTTCCGCGCGTCCGCGATCATGGTCCAACGCGTGCGGGAGAACCCGAAGATCGCCGTGCGCTGGAATGCGCGCGTCGTCGATGTCGAGGGCGACGCGATCGTTACGGGCGTGCGCGTGGCCGATGTGCACACGGGCGCGGAGGAGGTCATCCCGACCGCCGCGATGTTCGTGGCCATCGGTCACCAACCCAACACCACGCTGTTCCAAGGCGTACTCGACTTGGACGCGGAGGGTTACCTCATCACCGGCGAGGGCACACGCACCAACATCGAGGGCGTCTTCGCATGCGGCGATGTGCAGGACACCATCTATCGGCAGGCGGTGACCGCAGCCGGCACCGGATGCATGGCGGCGATCGACGCCGAGCGGTGGCTCGAGGCCCGAGCCACCACCCACCCCGCAGGCGCAGCCGCGTCCGCCGACTGA
- a CDS encoding MFS transporter: MTRGSYFALVALLVFTMGTSIITPLLALYAVNFHLGNGVLTLLFATYTATVVPTMLIAGNVSDRLGRKALLLPAMVVLSAGSCVFAFTESVPLLFVGRVLQGLAVGMFLGVGTAFVVDHARPASRALAAMTAGAFFRLGFGLGPGMAGLVAEYWGNPLHRPFEVHLILMVVGIVCVLLARETVPRRPLVLELKVGVPPGQMRGFAGFLAPAAFTMSFMEGTVLSVVPLYLYTTLDATNVALAGLAGFLVLGLGGMTPVVTRAVPPRLAIMIGVGVSALVTWLIAAAAWAQSAVLVVAAAGVMGFVNGMILQGATVICGTVVPLGERGKLLSSLYMCAYAGTLPAVGLGYLSQVIGLTDTLIVFSVISCVLAGWIIIGGRRLFPRVIPYRDPIAIPSAPGP, encoded by the coding sequence GTGACCCGCGGATCGTATTTCGCGCTCGTGGCCCTGCTCGTGTTCACCATGGGCACGAGCATCATCACGCCGTTGCTCGCGCTGTACGCGGTCAACTTCCATCTGGGAAATGGCGTGCTCACCCTCCTGTTCGCCACGTACACCGCAACGGTGGTGCCAACGATGCTGATCGCGGGCAACGTGTCCGACCGCCTGGGGCGGAAGGCACTGCTCCTGCCGGCCATGGTGGTGCTCAGCGCGGGTTCGTGCGTGTTCGCGTTCACCGAGTCGGTGCCGCTGCTCTTCGTGGGGCGTGTGCTTCAGGGGCTTGCGGTCGGCATGTTCCTCGGCGTGGGGACGGCGTTCGTGGTGGATCACGCCCGCCCGGCCTCGCGGGCCCTTGCCGCCATGACAGCGGGCGCGTTCTTTCGCTTGGGCTTCGGATTGGGTCCCGGTATGGCCGGTCTTGTGGCCGAGTACTGGGGAAATCCCCTCCACCGACCATTCGAGGTACACCTCATCCTCATGGTGGTGGGCATTGTCTGCGTGCTGCTTGCCCGGGAGACCGTTCCCCGACGACCGCTGGTGCTCGAGCTCAAGGTGGGCGTGCCACCGGGGCAGATGCGCGGGTTCGCCGGATTCCTGGCACCCGCGGCTTTCACGATGTCGTTCATGGAAGGCACGGTCCTGTCGGTCGTGCCGCTCTACCTGTACACCACGCTCGACGCCACCAACGTGGCCCTCGCCGGTCTCGCGGGGTTCCTCGTGCTGGGCCTCGGTGGCATGACCCCCGTGGTCACGCGCGCGGTCCCGCCCCGGCTCGCGATCATGATCGGTGTGGGCGTCTCTGCGCTCGTCACTTGGCTCATTGCCGCCGCCGCATGGGCCCAGAGCGCAGTGTTGGTGGTCGCCGCCGCGGGGGTGATGGGATTCGTCAACGGGATGATCCTGCAGGGGGCCACGGTCATCTGCGGCACCGTCGTACCGCTGGGCGAGCGCGGCAAACTGTTGTCGTCGCTCTACATGTGCGCGTACGCGGGAACCCTCCCGGCCGTCGGCCTTGGGTACTTGTCCCAGGTCATCGGTCTCACCGACACGCTCATCGTGTTCAGTGTCATTTCCTGCGTGCTCGCGGGGTGGATCATTATCGGGGGACGCCGTCTGTTTCCCCGTGTCATTCCGTATCGGGACCCCATCGCGATACCGTCCGCGCCCGGACCATGA
- a CDS encoding DHA2 family efflux MFS transporter permease subunit, which yields MDDVAVLTRLRAVRARLRASPHWRWMAMAVVAGGMILSVLNISIVNIALPDISRDFDANVSTAGWVVTGFLVTQAVLLPISGRAGDLYGRRRIFILGVLVMMGASVFCALAWNEPSLVIFRILQGVGASAMAPTAYSYAAILFPPHQRGLAIGLLTGIVTIAPVISLNIAGLLVGVWGWRSVFWFTPVLGVFVLVGAALVMHRRPPLPVRTFDLWGAVLAALGLFPILAALTSASAWGWVSLRTVTVFLVGVGFLALFAWRENRTPDPMLDLRLFRLATVRNATLTGFAVGAAMFGTLLLLPFYFTSVLGYSDVTLSLAISPIAVAFMIGSPLSGRLLSRVGSDRMVRVAICTAVLGALVLAVGFPFETYPLVLPGMVLLALGLSMSTAPVTATVIHEVPEDRIGVAASLPNVSRYSGGALGGALLSTVVAMMIPTSVTAENGLVAAPMRALVSDGMRNALLVAAGILAVGAIAAFRVPRVIGPGARIVARIPGRRQ from the coding sequence GTGGATGACGTCGCTGTGCTCACGCGCCTCCGCGCCGTCCGCGCCCGTCTGAGGGCGAGCCCCCACTGGCGGTGGATGGCCATGGCCGTTGTGGCCGGCGGGATGATCCTGTCGGTGCTGAACATCAGCATCGTCAACATCGCGCTGCCGGACATCTCGCGCGACTTCGACGCCAACGTCTCGACGGCCGGCTGGGTGGTGACCGGCTTCCTGGTGACCCAGGCGGTCCTGCTGCCGATATCGGGACGCGCGGGCGACCTCTACGGCCGCCGCCGCATCTTCATTCTCGGCGTGCTCGTGATGATGGGCGCATCCGTGTTCTGTGCGCTCGCGTGGAACGAGCCGTCCCTCGTGATCTTCCGCATCCTGCAGGGAGTGGGGGCCTCGGCCATGGCCCCGACGGCGTACTCCTACGCCGCAATTCTGTTTCCGCCGCACCAGCGGGGGCTTGCCATCGGGTTGCTCACGGGCATTGTGACCATCGCACCGGTGATCTCGCTGAACATCGCGGGTCTCCTCGTGGGGGTCTGGGGCTGGCGGAGCGTGTTCTGGTTTACGCCGGTGCTCGGCGTGTTCGTATTGGTGGGCGCGGCGCTGGTGATGCATCGCAGGCCGCCACTCCCGGTGCGAACGTTTGACCTTTGGGGCGCGGTCCTCGCGGCGCTCGGCCTGTTTCCGATCCTCGCCGCGCTCACCAGCGCCAGCGCCTGGGGGTGGGTGTCCCTTCGCACCGTCACCGTGTTCCTCGTCGGGGTCGGCTTCCTCGCCCTCTTCGCCTGGCGTGAGAATCGGACCCCGGATCCCATGCTCGACCTTCGCCTCTTCCGACTCGCCACGGTGCGAAACGCCACCCTCACAGGGTTCGCGGTCGGGGCCGCGATGTTCGGAACTCTCCTGCTCCTACCGTTCTACTTTACGTCGGTACTTGGATACAGCGACGTGACGTTGTCCCTCGCCATCTCGCCCATCGCCGTCGCGTTCATGATCGGCTCGCCCCTGTCGGGCCGTCTGTTGTCGCGTGTCGGCAGCGATCGCATGGTGCGGGTCGCCATCTGTACCGCGGTGCTCGGCGCGCTGGTGCTGGCCGTCGGATTCCCGTTTGAGACGTACCCGTTGGTGCTCCCCGGAATGGTCCTCCTCGCCCTCGGGCTCTCCATGTCCACGGCCCCGGTGACCGCCACCGTCATCCACGAGGTACCGGAGGACCGTATCGGCGTCGCGGCGTCACTTCCCAACGTCTCCCGGTATTCGGGTGGGGCACTCGGCGGGGCCCTTCTCAGCACCGTCGTCGCCATGATGATTCCCACCTCCGTGACCGCCGAGAATGGTCTGGTGGCTGCGCCCATGCGCGCGCTCGTGAGTGACGGAATGCGCAACGCCCTGCTCGTGGCAGCGGGGATCCTCGCCGTGGGCGCCATCGCCGCGTTCCGGGTGCCCCGCGTCATCGGCCCGGGCGCTCGCATCGTCGCGCGCATCCCGGGCCGTCGCCAGTGA
- a CDS encoding trypsin-like serine protease, producing MVPTADHAVPRRVRYNMVMDHNDNPPPTPTARSVLRRIGALVLPAVIGAGAALGVVAMTVGLGDDTATTLRDDPVVVIPDGTRSDAPARGAEGSPSPTDDLSVPEVVKRESPAVVLISSRTARGSSLGSGFLIDTHGHILTNAHVVDGATATTVTFSDGTVTTGRILGVDPSTDLAVIAIATVPDGVSPIPLGNSSELVVGQDVVAIGNPYGYERTATTGIISALKRVIESPNGFSIQNAIQTDAAINHGNSGGPLLDRAGRVIGMNSQIASESGGNVGIGFAVPIDTIEPIAAAIIAGEGIEHAWIGITGRDLTPALAAALDLTGRRGVLVADVDQRGPAADAGIRGARNPDADVPRGADLIIAVNGRPVTDMADVSMAVASRTVGDRITITVLRDGEEKTVGVTLGNRPVDIGRP from the coding sequence ATGGTACCGACCGCTGATCACGCGGTCCCGAGGAGGGTTCGGTACAACATGGTGATGGACCACAACGACAACCCGCCACCCACGCCCACGGCACGGTCGGTGCTGCGTCGAATCGGAGCCCTCGTGCTCCCCGCCGTGATCGGTGCCGGTGCCGCCCTCGGAGTGGTCGCGATGACCGTCGGCCTCGGTGACGACACCGCGACGACACTGCGTGACGATCCCGTCGTCGTGATCCCGGATGGCACTCGGAGTGACGCACCCGCCCGAGGGGCGGAGGGGTCCCCGTCCCCGACGGATGACCTGTCGGTGCCCGAAGTCGTGAAGCGCGAATCACCGGCCGTCGTGCTCATCAGTTCGCGTACGGCCCGTGGCAGCAGTCTCGGATCGGGATTCCTGATCGACACCCACGGGCACATCCTCACCAACGCCCATGTCGTCGACGGTGCCACCGCGACCACGGTGACCTTCTCCGATGGCACCGTGACGACCGGGCGCATTCTCGGCGTGGACCCAAGCACCGACCTCGCCGTGATCGCGATCGCCACGGTTCCGGACGGGGTGAGCCCGATCCCGCTCGGCAACAGCAGCGAACTGGTCGTGGGGCAGGACGTTGTGGCCATCGGCAACCCGTACGGGTATGAGCGCACGGCGACCACCGGGATCATCTCGGCGCTCAAGCGCGTGATCGAGTCACCCAACGGGTTCTCAATCCAGAACGCCATCCAGACCGACGCGGCCATCAACCACGGCAACTCGGGCGGCCCGCTGCTGGATCGCGCGGGACGGGTCATCGGCATGAACTCACAGATCGCCAGCGAGAGCGGCGGCAACGTGGGCATCGGATTTGCGGTACCAATTGACACCATCGAGCCCATCGCCGCAGCAATCATCGCCGGTGAGGGGATCGAGCATGCGTGGATCGGCATCACCGGACGTGATCTCACCCCCGCGCTCGCCGCCGCGCTCGACCTCACCGGGAGGCGCGGCGTACTGGTCGCGGACGTCGACCAGCGCGGACCTGCGGCGGATGCCGGCATCCGGGGTGCGCGCAACCCCGACGCCGACGTACCGAGGGGAGCCGATCTCATCATCGCCGTCAACGGACGGCCCGTCACGGACATGGCCGATGTCAGCATGGCGGTGGCCAGTCGCACGGTCGGTGACCGCATCACCATCACGGTGCTGCGCGACGGCGAGGAGAAGACCGTCGGTGTGACGCTGGGCAATCGTCCGGTCGACATCGGCCGGCCGTGA
- the trxA gene encoding thioredoxin gives MADVIEITSDTFQGLVLESEKPVIVDFWAPWCGPCHMIAPVIDEIARDRDDVVVAKVNVDEAPDIAQRYGIQGIPFIGLFENGQLTKNAVGAMPRAGIEAALGLDD, from the coding sequence ATGGCTGACGTCATCGAGATCACCAGCGACACCTTTCAGGGCCTCGTGCTCGAGAGCGAGAAGCCCGTGATCGTGGACTTCTGGGCACCGTGGTGCGGCCCGTGCCACATGATCGCGCCAGTCATCGACGAGATCGCCCGCGACCGCGACGACGTGGTGGTGGCCAAGGTCAACGTGGACGAGGCGCCCGACATCGCGCAGCGCTACGGCATCCAGGGCATCCCGTTTATCGGACTGTTCGAGAACGGCCAACTGACGAAGAACGCCGTGGGCGCCATGCCGCGGGCCGGTATCGAGGCGGCCCTCGGGCTCGATGACTGA
- the lipB gene encoding lipoyl(octanoyl) transferase translates to MRPALLARTERIGYVAAWDEQRRVADLVRSGDSPAVIWLLEHDPVYTYGRHGTREDLFISDEVLTGMGATCVATDRGGQMTWHGPGQVTGYVISDLRGGRGVRRFVAALVDAMTDTCRLSGVPAAESDHVRMGTYAEGRKLGSVGIRVAEGVSMHGLALNRSPDLEWFRTMSACGAPDVVATSIAAEGGDPDRDRVEAILVHVLGERLRLVPQPSGLMPEGCP, encoded by the coding sequence ATGCGACCGGCCCTGCTCGCGCGGACGGAGCGCATTGGGTATGTCGCCGCCTGGGATGAACAGCGGCGTGTGGCCGACCTCGTCCGCTCCGGGGACTCCCCCGCTGTCATCTGGCTGCTCGAACACGACCCGGTGTACACCTACGGTCGACACGGAACGCGCGAGGACCTCTTCATTAGCGACGAGGTACTGACTGGCATGGGGGCCACCTGCGTGGCGACCGACCGCGGGGGCCAGATGACTTGGCACGGCCCCGGCCAGGTGACCGGCTACGTCATCTCCGACCTGCGGGGCGGGCGTGGAGTCCGGCGCTTCGTGGCGGCCCTCGTGGATGCGATGACCGACACCTGCCGACTCTCCGGCGTTCCCGCCGCGGAGTCGGACCATGTCCGCATGGGCACGTACGCCGAGGGGCGCAAGCTCGGCAGCGTCGGCATCCGTGTGGCGGAGGGAGTGAGCATGCACGGCCTCGCCCTCAACCGGTCACCCGATCTCGAGTGGTTCCGCACCATGTCGGCATGCGGAGCGCCCGATGTGGTGGCCACGTCCATCGCCGCCGAGGGCGGCGACCCGGACCGTGACCGGGTGGAGGCGATCTTGGTGCATGTCCTTGGCGAGCGACTACGTCTCGTGCCCCAGCCCTCTGGCCTGATGCCCGAGGGGTGTCCGTAA
- the rlmN gene encoding 23S rRNA (adenine(2503)-C(2))-methyltransferase RlmN → MGTCPRSSVSPTRSSCSVSFPACSRGGSLSGDAVCFPVSFRIGTPSRYRPRPDHDDSHYFCARARHRWLCWRTFVSDRIASILKGWGEPAFRLKQVEAARRGGAREWDEVTTLPKELRTRLAEVAPLWTVVPDAVAESRDGTLKWRLRTADGLAIESVLIKHARGRRTLCVSSQAGCALGCGFCATGKMGPGRDLTGREIADQAFLAAAVAREADARLSNVVFMGMGEPLQNTAAVFEAVREMHSPEGLGISARQIAISTAGWVPGIEELVGFDIPVRLALSLHAADDETRSRLMPINNRWPIANVLSECRRYADRTGRRVFIEYLMLDGVNDSVSDARRLATHLRDGSFHVNLIEYNATGSDFRGSPPDRVRTFTEELQAAGLHPSFRRSRGADIAAACGQLANTT, encoded by the coding sequence TTGGGTACTTGTCCCAGGTCATCGGTCTCACCGACACGCTCATCGTGTTCAGTGTCATTTCCTGCGTGCTCGCGGGGTGGATCATTATCGGGGGACGCCGTCTGTTTCCCCGTGTCATTCCGTATCGGGACCCCATCGCGATACCGTCCGCGCCCGGACCATGACGATTCCCACTATTTTTGTGCTCGTGCACGACACCGTTGGCTGTGTTGGAGGACGTTCGTGAGCGACCGCATCGCGTCGATTCTCAAGGGCTGGGGTGAGCCGGCGTTCCGCCTGAAGCAGGTGGAGGCCGCGCGACGGGGGGGTGCGCGGGAGTGGGATGAGGTCACCACGCTCCCCAAGGAACTGCGCACGCGCCTCGCCGAGGTGGCACCACTCTGGACCGTCGTGCCGGACGCCGTGGCCGAGAGCCGTGACGGCACGCTCAAGTGGCGCCTGCGCACCGCAGACGGTCTGGCAATCGAGAGCGTGCTCATCAAGCACGCCCGGGGTCGGCGCACCCTCTGCGTGTCGAGCCAGGCGGGGTGCGCCCTCGGGTGCGGCTTCTGCGCCACGGGGAAGATGGGTCCGGGGCGCGACCTCACGGGCCGGGAGATCGCCGACCAGGCCTTCCTCGCCGCCGCGGTGGCCCGCGAGGCTGACGCTCGCCTCAGCAACGTCGTGTTCATGGGGATGGGTGAGCCGCTTCAGAACACGGCCGCAGTGTTTGAGGCGGTGCGCGAGATGCACTCGCCGGAGGGCCTCGGCATCTCGGCTCGTCAGATCGCCATCTCCACGGCGGGCTGGGTCCCCGGCATCGAGGAGTTGGTCGGGTTCGACATCCCCGTTCGCTTGGCGCTCTCGTTGCACGCTGCCGACGATGAGACCCGAAGTCGTTTGATGCCCATCAACAACCGCTGGCCGATCGCCAACGTGCTGTCGGAGTGCCGCCGCTACGCCGATCGCACGGGTCGCCGGGTCTTCATCGAGTACCTCATGCTCGATGGTGTGAACGACAGCGTCTCCGACGCCCGCCGACTGGCCACCCATCTCCGCGATGGGAGTTTCCACGTCAACCTCATCGAGTACAACGCTACCGGCAGCGACTTTCGGGGCTCACCCCCCGATCGGGTGAGGACGTTCACCGAGGAACTTCAGGCGGCAGGCTTGCACCCCTCGTTCCGGCGCTCGCGTGGCGCCGACATCGCGGCGGCCTGTGGGCAACTCGCGAACACCACGTAG
- a CDS encoding response regulator transcription factor, producing the protein MAERVLVVDDETSIRRVVEYALVDGGFDVLQAGRGDDAIAIIESEEVDLVILDLMLPGLDGMEVCRRIRAMRNVPIIMLSARDEEVDKVLGLEMGADDYVTKPFSPRELVSRVKANIRRAKVVPIQEDPIRVGAIEVDPVAHTVTRDDEDIALTYSEFQILLKLMKSPRRVFTREELMDHLWNGSFYGDVRSVDVHVRHLRQKVERDPANPVLIRTVRGVGYALGREDGPLA; encoded by the coding sequence GTGGCAGAGCGGGTACTCGTGGTCGATGACGAGACGTCCATACGGAGGGTCGTGGAATACGCCCTCGTGGACGGCGGTTTCGATGTGCTACAGGCGGGCCGGGGCGACGATGCGATCGCGATCATCGAGAGCGAGGAGGTGGATCTCGTGATCCTCGACCTCATGCTCCCGGGCCTCGACGGCATGGAGGTGTGTCGGCGCATCCGTGCCATGCGGAACGTGCCCATCATCATGCTCTCGGCGCGTGACGAGGAGGTGGACAAGGTGTTGGGCCTCGAGATGGGCGCCGACGACTACGTCACCAAGCCCTTCTCGCCGCGTGAACTGGTGTCGCGGGTCAAGGCCAACATCCGCCGCGCCAAAGTGGTGCCGATCCAAGAGGATCCGATCCGCGTGGGTGCCATCGAGGTGGACCCCGTCGCACACACGGTCACCCGTGACGACGAGGACATCGCGCTCACGTACTCGGAGTTCCAGATCCTGCTCAAGCTCATGAAGTCGCCCCGTCGCGTGTTCACGCGCGAGGAGTTGATGGACCACCTGTGGAACGGATCCTTCTACGGCGATGTGCGCAGCGTTGACGTGCACGTGCGGCACCTGCGGCAGAAGGTGGAACGCGACCCCGCCAATCCCGTGCTCATTCGCACGGTGCGCGGCGTCGGCTATGCGCTCGGTCGGGAGGACGGGCCGCTGGCGTGA
- a CDS encoding redoxin domain-containing protein: MALAIGTEAPDFTLVDSDGTEFTLSSVRGTPVYLNFYPVAFSPVCTDWFTAIAGDDSPFADAIVIGVSVDSKWSLAAFKRQMNADNVTFLADFNPKGAVAQLYDVWLDKAGIAGRATYVIDANGIIVDVDQVAPLEMPDADRLIAALGACRA; the protein is encoded by the coding sequence ATGGCCCTGGCAATCGGTACCGAAGCGCCCGACTTCACGCTTGTCGATTCCGACGGCACGGAGTTCACGCTCTCGTCGGTGCGCGGAACACCCGTGTACCTCAACTTCTACCCCGTCGCGTTCTCGCCGGTGTGTACCGACTGGTTCACGGCGATCGCTGGGGACGACAGCCCCTTCGCGGATGCCATCGTGATCGGGGTGAGCGTGGACAGCAAGTGGAGCCTCGCGGCGTTCAAGCGCCAGATGAATGCCGACAACGTCACATTCCTCGCCGACTTCAACCCCAAGGGCGCCGTAGCACAGTTGTACGACGTGTGGCTCGACAAGGCCGGTATCGCCGGTCGCGCGACCTACGTGATCGACGCCAACGGCATCATCGTGGACGTTGACCAGGTGGCCCCGCTTGAGATGCCGGACGCTGACCGCCTCATCGCGGCGCTCGGCGCCTGCCGAGCCTAG
- a CDS encoding N-acetyltransferase family protein — protein MTPAVPVARWSNLTSVPPRECVIRRAGAPDAGSIGAIYDEAIASGVATFAAGPHDARERRIWLAARGDRSPVWVLDKDDTILGWSAVAPFSHRPWYDGVAEYTVYIAAAAQGCGHGGAMLDHLITTAPEFGYWKLVGMILDGNTGGIALARGHGFREVGTHQAHGRVSGTWRDVTVMEIHLGNPT, from the coding sequence GTGACTCCGGCGGTCCCGGTGGCACGCTGGTCTAACCTGACCAGCGTGCCACCACGCGAGTGCGTCATCCGCCGCGCCGGTGCCCCGGACGCCGGGTCCATCGGTGCGATCTACGACGAGGCCATTGCCTCGGGAGTCGCCACATTCGCGGCGGGACCCCACGATGCCCGCGAGCGGCGCATCTGGCTCGCGGCGCGCGGGGACCGGTCGCCGGTCTGGGTGCTCGACAAGGACGACACCATCTTGGGATGGTCGGCCGTCGCGCCGTTCTCACACCGCCCCTGGTACGACGGCGTGGCCGAGTACACCGTGTACATCGCGGCGGCGGCCCAGGGGTGCGGGCATGGCGGCGCGATGCTCGATCACCTCATCACAACGGCACCGGAGTTCGGCTACTGGAAACTGGTGGGGATGATCCTCGACGGCAACACCGGTGGGATCGCACTGGCGCGAGGCCACGGATTCCGCGAGGTGGGCACTCATCAGGCACACGGACGCGTGTCCGGTACCTGGCGTGATGTCACGGTGATGGAGATACACCTCGGGAACCCCACGTGA